From the Debaryomyces hansenii CBS767 chromosome F complete sequence genome, the window TCCTTTAAGAACCATTGCTTCACGTCAGTGTTGAAAATCCAGCCTCGTTTGCTCAACTCCTGTGCAGCATTCCACTTGGCTAGGTTATCGATGCCCTCGCTGTAGTAAAAGCAAAAGAAAAGGGTATCGTTGTCaaacttcttcattatGTGGCTCGAGTTCAACTCATACATTGGCTCCTGTGGGTAGTCCACCGACGATGGATGGATGCTTGTGGGGTGGTATTGTCTTGGTTTCTCTGCGTCAAATGAGTCTGGACAGTTGAGTAAAGATGATTCTAACAACAGAACAATCGATTGGAATGGTAATGGATTGTGCAACCTCGATTGGGGCAAAGTTGATAGCCTGTTTACAGTGTCAAAGATAGGTTTATTTACATTTAAAATTGGCAGTTGCGTCTCAGACCTAGTTTCTGGCTGCGTGGATGGAATATGTTGGGTTTGAGAGACTACTCTCTTTTTGCTGTCGTCTGCTTGGTGGAGTTTCTGTGGCGTGCGTTGTGGTGATGATGTTGATGACTTTGCTTGGTTTAATCCTGGGGGAAGGACTTTTGCAGCTGCTGGAGATGACATGGATGCCTTGATAATGTTTGAGTATGATTGAGCCGTATTAAGAGGTGGTGGGTTTGCCGCTGGTACGACTGTAGTCTTTCCTTTTCTCGCAAGAGTACTAGCAGCAGAAGTCGACTCATTCGACGATTTAGGTTCACTCTTTGCCTCGCTTTTGATTTCTGGCTTAGTTTCACGTTTAGATTCCGTTTTGGCTTCTGGCTTAGTTTCAGTTTTTGTTTCTGGTTTAGGTTCTTCTTTTGGTCCATCCTTAGGTTCCTCCTTCGGTCCTTCTTTCACTTCTgctttattttcttcattatcttcattcGCATCTTGTCCAGAACCAAGAATATCGTTCTCTTCAGACATTTCTAATTGATCATAGAAATCGTCATATTCGACATAATCATCTTCTTGATTAGTTTCAACGTAGTATTCCAAATCATCTTTAATATCATCCACACGTTCAGGATCTAAGTTCTCGTTTTCTATGTTTCTCAAGATCATTTCCAATTTACTtaaatgattattattCCTCTCCACGTTATACTTACAATCATCAATTGACGATTGTACGCTATACGAGTTTGCCGATTTggttttcttcaattgagTGGCAAGCAGATGTATCTCCAGTTCCAATGACTCGTTCTGCTGGTTCAACTGATCAATTATGTCGCCGATGTAATTACAAGCTTCTTGCTTCTTCGCGTCTTCGGGGTCCGTGAATTTGTTATACTTTGTCTTCTGGCTTTGCAACTCCAATCCTTCGTTGGAGAATTGTTTGATCTTAGATGACTTCTCCAAGTCTTTGAATTGGTCCATAGCATGTTCAATTTTGGTACGGTTGTCTTGTATTAAACTTTTATCTAACTTGATACTGGTGTCACTAATCCATGTTTTCAATTGGTCTCTCAGTCTCTGCAACTTCTTGATTTCCTTCTTCAAGTCACTTTCCAATTTTTCCTTCTGGGAACTAATTTCAGTCGTCATCAATTTATCGTAAATATCATCGAAAACAGTTAATCCTTCCgcaatttttttgttcGTCTTATCGAACTCTTGTTGTAGCTTTCTAGTACTCATTATAACCTAGTTCAATACctctatatattataacTTCTTCTCTAATCGCAGTTGATGGTAATACTATCGTAGGTTTTTGTTTTGCCAATTAACGAGTGTGACTAAATATACGCTCGTTCTATTCCTATATTTACACATATACAAGCTAATCGAGTCTATATGGTTAACCTCTGCTATCTAAGCTAGTTCATAACTCACCTACTTCACGCTTCAAGAACTCTTCGCTGAAGTGGGATATTTGTTGGAAATTTGTTTCAAAACCATTTATGCCTCCATAGTATGGATCTTGAACAACAGTATTGAATTTGGAATCAGCTTTCCATTCACCGAAAAGTGCAACCCTTGCTTTAGATTCTCTAGGCTTCATGAACAACAAGTCCGAAAGATTAGACTGGTCCATGCATATAACataatcaaatttcttgaagtcCTTCGATGTTATTTGTTGTGCCAGATGGTCCACTGGAACACCATGCTTACGACAAGTCTTAGCAGATCTGGAATCTGGTGGGTCACCGATATGGTAGCCACCGGTCCCATAAGAATctatgattttgaaatattcgGAGTAACCTAACTCGTGTACCTTATGTTTAAAAATGGCTTCTGCCATTGGGGAACGACAACTGTAAATGTTAGTACTGAAAAATCTTTAACTAGtcatgaaaaattatttgatgcaTACATATTACCCAAGCAAACGAAGGCAACGGATATCTTTTTATCAACTGTTCTAGATGTAGCTGTCATACTGTCGTTATGAATATTGGTAAGGTTTTTTATCGTTAAAGAAAGCTTCTCTCTATCAGAACGAGGACCCAAATCTGCACGCGAACCTTCGTTTAACTCTCCTACATAATTTTCTGGTTTGAATCATACACATAAAAATACAttgttattaaataaatatataggCGAGTGTCACCATGCTTTAGTTGAATGAAAGGTTCGATCTTACTGCATGCTGGCAACCATAAATTTTTGCCATTCATCAAACTCGACTGGTTCATACATAAATTTGTAgtcatcatcttcaaccTTAGGCTTCTTATCGGAGAATAAATTGTCAATATCGTCACTATCATccatttcatcattttcacGTTTGACACCCTTCTTCGAAAACTCTTCAACTTCAGTTAAGGCTAAATCGGCACATGTCTGGACAATATCTGATGCTGTCAATTCCCTTATAGTGCCGACTTGTTTGAATGAAGATGTGATTGCCATAGGTTTGATTTCACACGTCCATTCATTAGAAGTGATAACTGGAGATAACGGGGACTTGGCGATTCCAATCTTACTTCCAGTCGATGAAGACGATTGAGCTGGGGTTGGAAGTCCCTGTTGATCGCCTGCCAAGTCATCGATTTCGAGCAAATTAGACAACGAAGCGTAAAAGAATTTCAAGGGGTCTGTATCGGATAATTCTCTCCTCTTTGCAAGTTTTGGATCCACTTCactattattgaatatcgTTCCCACTGTATCTTCCGTAATTTTCAATCCTGCATTTGAAGGGGCTCTTTTCATTTGAGAGTTTGGCGATTGTTGTTCAGCAGGAGTATTCTTATTACTTTGTGTTGGAGGAACTTGTGGAGTTGGAATACTATTTGGAGTTTTGATCGAATTCGCAAGAGCTGCTGGCGTGGTCGCATTATTAGCTGGAGTTGGAATCCCCCCCACAGATGAAATACTTTTATTGATAGACTTCTTTCTACTGGTTCCAGTAGCTCCTGGCGTCGTACCCGAAACTGATTTCTTATTCTGTGCCCTTCCCCCTTGCTTTGGAGGAGCAGTATTTATATTAGACGCAGGAGATTGGAACGGATGCATTTGCTTTGGAATGATTGGAGATACAGAGTTCGGAATCATTGGACTACTACCGATGTTGTTTCTCTGTTGCATCGGTGGTGCAACATTCGGCCAAGAATTAACTGGACCgatattcattaatgttTGGCCATTCTGTTGTTGTGGCATGCCCTGAACCTGTTGTTGAggtatttgattttgtatTGGACC encodes:
- a CDS encoding DEHA2F04004p (weakly similar to uniprot|Q12514 Saccharomyces cerevisiae YPR072W NOT5 Subunit of the CCR4-NOT complex which is a global transcriptional regulator with roles in transcription initiation and elongation and in mRNA degradation and similar to CA3926|IPF16198 Candida albicans IPF16198), which translates into the protein MSTRKLQQEFDKTNKKIAEGLTVFDDIYDKLMTTEISSQKEKLESDLKKEIKKLQRSRDQLKTWISDTSIKLDKSLIQDNRTKIEHAMDQFKDLEKSSKIKQFSNEGLELQSQKTKYNKFTDPEDAKKQEACNYIGDIIDQLNQQNESLESEIHSLATQLKKTKSANSYSVQSSIDDCKYNVERNNNHLSKLEMILRNIENENLDPERVDDIKDDLEYYVETNQEDDYVEYDDFYDQLEMSEENDILGSGQDANEDNEENKAEVKEGPKEEPKDGPKEEPKPETKTETKPEAKTESKRETKPEIKSEAKSEPKSSNESTSAASTLARKGKTTVVPAANPPPLNTAQSYSNIIKASMSSPAAAKVLPPGLNQAKSSTSSPQRTPQKLHQADDSKKRVVSQTQHIPSTQPETRSETQSPILNVNKPIFDTVNRLSTLPQSRLHNPLPFQSIVSLLESSLLNCPDSFDAEKPRQYHPTSIHPSSVDYPQEPMYELNSSHIMKKFDNDTLFFCFYYSEGIDNLAKWNAAQELSKRGWIFNTDVKQWFLKDNKNGGKNRSMSIIQKEEDEQNKQDDSANNEENYKYFDYEKTWLTRRKENYKFSQDFRESF
- a CDS encoding DEHA2F04026p (similar to uniprot|P40347 Saccharomyces cerevisiae YPR073C LTP1 Protein phosphotyrosine phosphatase of unknown cellular role); its protein translation is MTATSRTVDKKISVAFVCLGNICRSPMAEAIFKHKVHELGYSEYFKIIDSYGTGGYHIGDPPDSRSAKTCRKHGVPVDHSAQQITSKDFKKFDYVICMDQSNLSDLLFMKPRESKARVALFGEWKADSKFNTVVQDPYYGGINGFETNFQQISHFSEEFLKREVGEL